From one Candidatus Neomarinimicrobiota bacterium genomic stretch:
- a CDS encoding zinc ribbon domain-containing protein — translation MPMFDYKCARCDHTYEELVFSSGDEPKVCPICNAETPEKLMSAPAPLAGSAAPMSSEACPCGEKQGTGFS, via the coding sequence ATGCCGATGTTCGATTACAAATGCGCCAGATGCGATCACACCTACGAGGAGCTTGTTTTTTCTTCTGGTGATGAACCTAAGGTGTGCCCCATTTGTAATGCCGAGACGCCAGAAAAACTGATGAGTGCCCCCGCACCGCTGGCAGGGTCAGCCGCTCCCATGTCATCTGAGGCGTGTCCCTGTGGAGAAAAACAGGGGACGGGTTTTTCTTGA
- a CDS encoding tetratricopeptide repeat protein encodes MISRRLLRLLVLALCFLAHLSAVTRVSFTHPGFMMKIPTTFIKRSPYLFTSGFTTEVHSFSPFNTAKGVFFSMDVSDRFTLGFSSGQGADTTAVEKILESTYIPPVEFGFHTQYKVFVRQDMSVTIGLHDVIFENDASEGLRLDPKQLTFFVAVGSEKEFGQYHMSTYMGFGTGGFSVQPTALAPGTAEADTVSQGMGAGVFAGVLLKTPFMPKWGGIDFVGEFDGAGLNVGLRIPLTSDYRLGLGFTHIENLPEFSNKYDAKHPGLVMNFTMTIPKGVPGLPGLPGAPSPVPDRIAGPGIGIIDSTLMAADGAVTVLRDSLKLSRHQVRNLATQVSLLQQKSVSLADSVKSLNLEKNVSQKSINRAMRHLSRSLRYFHSGDYREALQEVETALDMNPNLALAYARRGSIYYQLGDPQRATINWNLALQMDPEYDDVRNILKALHENRLKTTSFSRDED; translated from the coding sequence ATGATATCGCGGCGACTTTTAAGACTTCTCGTTCTTGCCCTCTGTTTTTTGGCTCATCTGTCTGCGGTGACGCGTGTGTCGTTCACTCATCCAGGTTTCATGATGAAAATCCCAACCACCTTTATTAAACGGTCCCCCTACCTATTTACCTCCGGTTTTACTACAGAGGTTCACAGCTTTTCACCGTTCAATACGGCGAAGGGGGTCTTTTTCAGTATGGATGTCTCCGACCGTTTTACCCTTGGTTTTTCTTCCGGACAAGGGGCGGACACCACAGCAGTGGAGAAGATTCTAGAGTCGACTTATATTCCCCCAGTGGAGTTCGGCTTTCATACACAGTACAAAGTTTTTGTTCGTCAGGATATGTCAGTCACAATTGGTTTGCATGACGTCATTTTTGAAAATGATGCAAGCGAAGGTTTAAGGCTCGATCCCAAGCAGCTTACCTTCTTTGTCGCCGTGGGGAGCGAGAAAGAATTTGGCCAGTATCACATGAGTACCTATATGGGGTTTGGGACTGGTGGCTTCTCTGTACAGCCCACAGCCCTTGCTCCCGGTACTGCTGAGGCTGACACCGTATCGCAGGGGATGGGTGCAGGTGTCTTCGCTGGCGTTTTGCTAAAGACACCATTCATGCCCAAGTGGGGCGGAATAGATTTTGTGGGTGAATTCGACGGTGCAGGCCTCAATGTGGGACTCCGCATCCCCCTTACCTCGGATTACCGCCTGGGCCTAGGATTCACCCACATAGAAAATTTGCCTGAGTTTTCTAATAAATATGATGCAAAGCACCCCGGTCTTGTGATGAATTTCACAATGACGATCCCGAAGGGTGTGCCTGGGTTACCTGGTCTTCCAGGAGCGCCGTCACCTGTGCCTGATAGAATTGCGGGCCCGGGGATCGGTATCATCGACTCAACACTCATGGCAGCGGACGGTGCAGTAACTGTACTGCGGGATTCACTAAAATTGTCACGACACCAAGTGCGAAACCTTGCCACGCAGGTTTCCCTTTTGCAACAGAAGTCAGTTTCCCTGGCAGATTCTGTGAAATCACTTAACCTTGAAAAGAATGTGTCGCAGAAAAGTATTAACCGCGCCATGCGCCATCTGTCCCGGTCGCTCCGTTATTTTCATTCCGGAGACTACAGGGAAGCACTTCAGGAAGTGGAGACAGCCCTTGATATGAACCCCAACCTGGCTCTTGCCTATGCTCGCCGGGGATCTATCTATTATCAGCTTGGCGATCCGCAGAGAGCGACAATTAACTGGAATCTTGCTCTCCAGATGGATCCAGAATATGATGATGTGCGAAACATTTTAAAGGCTCTTCATGAGAATAGACTTAAAACAACAAGTTTCTCCAGAGATGAGGATTAG
- a CDS encoding alkaline phosphatase family protein, translating into MGLSATRFTLLAFLFSCLFIVGCLPKGKPSDPRVILISIDGLRADIFTNPEVNGFSTEDLLSLNKMAAEGAHIKEVTTVFPSHTFPAHTSMVTGRLPFEHGINHNHPFDPKRNFEPWYWWADSLKVPTVFHLAQKKGLVTAATPWPVSVNGPFDYLIPEIEPVWDEKESTLDLVRQHDRPSMMIEYFSFFSDLNSSEKSTHGFQRDLNLHHIFKTIFRKGLPHLTGYHIFQTDDVQHAYGRHHDRVREAFLFADSLVGAVMDLITELNQWDQTTLIVTGDHGHVDHHTDIRLNALLHEKGLLTIENGGITNWEAVAHPSGGAAFIHLKNPSDAAVSQKVRSLLANVEWGRLVEGSDLPATLKGYGETNFVVLAKDGYNFPGELDQPFIHPHPGGGHGGDPNNPQLKSTLFAMGRGIRSGATVESSHITQTASLIARLLDLTLETDRLVPNILK; encoded by the coding sequence ATAGGACTCTCAGCCACCCGTTTCACTCTACTTGCTTTCCTTTTCTCCTGTCTGTTCATTGTCGGCTGCCTCCCCAAAGGAAAACCTTCAGATCCTAGGGTAATCCTCATCTCTATAGACGGCCTCCGGGCTGACATTTTTACCAACCCCGAAGTAAACGGATTTTCAACAGAGGATCTACTCAGCTTGAACAAGATGGCGGCTGAGGGCGCGCATATAAAGGAAGTGACTACTGTGTTTCCTTCCCACACCTTCCCGGCCCACACTTCTATGGTAACAGGACGGCTTCCTTTTGAACACGGGATCAACCACAACCACCCGTTCGACCCCAAACGTAACTTTGAGCCATGGTACTGGTGGGCCGATAGTCTGAAAGTCCCTACTGTCTTTCACTTGGCTCAGAAGAAAGGTCTAGTGACGGCGGCCACGCCTTGGCCGGTCTCCGTGAACGGTCCGTTTGACTACCTAATTCCCGAAATTGAGCCGGTGTGGGATGAAAAGGAGTCAACTCTCGATCTTGTGCGACAACATGATCGACCTTCAATGATGATTGAATATTTCTCTTTTTTCAGTGATCTCAACTCCAGTGAAAAATCGACTCACGGCTTTCAGAGGGACCTGAACCTGCACCATATTTTCAAAACTATCTTCAGGAAAGGCCTCCCTCATCTCACAGGTTATCACATTTTCCAAACAGATGACGTACAACACGCATACGGCCGGCATCACGACCGCGTCCGGGAAGCATTTCTGTTCGCTGATTCACTGGTAGGTGCCGTCATGGATCTGATCACCGAACTCAACCAGTGGGACCAGACAACACTCATCGTCACCGGAGATCACGGACACGTGGATCACCACACCGACATCCGTCTCAATGCTCTTTTGCATGAAAAAGGACTCCTCACTATAGAAAATGGGGGTATCACCAACTGGGAAGCAGTGGCTCACCCGTCCGGCGGGGCAGCTTTTATTCATCTGAAAAATCCCTCTGACGCCGCAGTAAGTCAAAAAGTGAGGTCTCTACTGGCAAATGTAGAATGGGGGCGGCTTGTTGAAGGGTCAGACCTGCCGGCAACGCTGAAAGGCTACGGCGAAACGAATTTTGTCGTTCTGGCTAAAGACGGCTACAACTTTCCCGGCGAGCTGGACCAGCCATTCATTCATCCCCATCCTGGCGGTGGTCACGGGGGAGACCCGAATAACCCTCAGTTAAAATCAACACTCTTTGCCATGGGACGGGGGATTCGGTCTGGTGCCACCGTAGAATCGAGCCACATCACACAGACAGCTTCACTCATCGCCAGACTCCTCGATCTAACGCTAGAGACAGACCGGCTGGTACCTAATATTCTTAAATAG
- a CDS encoding aspartate aminotransferase family protein: MNSQEVRDKHKKHLFEAVKNFYQEPVVITEAKGTRVSDMDGNSYLDFFGGILTVSVGHANEEVNDAVIAQVNHLTHISSLYPTVPVVELAERLARIAPGNLEKVFLNASGTEADETAVMMAQLYTGNSELIALRHGYSGRSLLAQSLTAHASWRALPTQVSAVKHAVAPYCYRCPLKLTYPECGVACAEDVDELIRTTTTGQVAGILAEPIMGVGGFITPPDEYFKIVAEIVRNYGGVFISDEVQTGFGRTGKRWGIEHYGVEPDMITVAKGIANGMPLAAVVTTQEIASTLTKNTISTFGGSPVSCAAANATIDIIERDNLKGNSAEMGKILRDGLEGLKEKYPKVIGEVRGKGLMQGIELVMDETAGDRTPNVAATDQLMEETKKRGLFIGRGGLYGNSIRISPPLIITKVEVEEAVGIMDDSFKAIEV, translated from the coding sequence ATGAACAGTCAGGAAGTACGTGATAAACACAAGAAACACCTTTTTGAAGCTGTAAAGAATTTTTACCAAGAACCTGTCGTGATAACGGAGGCTAAGGGAACCCGTGTCTCAGATATGGATGGTAATTCTTATTTGGATTTTTTCGGTGGCATACTGACTGTTTCTGTGGGGCATGCCAATGAAGAGGTGAATGACGCTGTTATTGCTCAGGTAAATCATTTGACACATATATCTTCTTTGTACCCCACAGTGCCGGTGGTGGAGTTGGCCGAGCGGTTGGCTAGGATCGCCCCGGGGAACCTTGAGAAGGTATTTCTCAATGCTTCCGGAACGGAAGCTGATGAAACAGCCGTCATGATGGCTCAGCTTTATACTGGGAACTCAGAACTGATAGCACTGAGGCACGGTTATTCGGGACGTTCTCTTTTGGCCCAATCCCTCACGGCTCATGCATCGTGGCGTGCCCTACCGACCCAGGTCTCCGCTGTAAAACATGCCGTGGCGCCTTACTGTTATAGATGTCCGCTGAAGCTCACTTACCCGGAGTGCGGTGTCGCCTGTGCGGAAGACGTTGATGAGTTGATCCGCACCACCACCACAGGACAGGTTGCCGGCATCCTGGCTGAACCTATTATGGGTGTAGGCGGGTTTATTACACCGCCTGACGAATATTTCAAGATCGTGGCGGAGATTGTCCGGAATTACGGTGGTGTTTTCATCTCAGATGAGGTGCAGACAGGTTTCGGCCGCACCGGGAAACGGTGGGGTATTGAGCACTACGGCGTGGAGCCTGACATGATCACCGTTGCTAAGGGGATAGCCAACGGCATGCCACTGGCTGCTGTGGTTACCACCCAAGAGATCGCAAGCACACTTACCAAGAATACCATTTCCACCTTTGGCGGGAGCCCGGTAAGCTGTGCTGCGGCAAATGCCACCATTGATATTATAGAAAGAGATAATCTGAAAGGTAATTCGGCGGAAATGGGCAAAATTCTCCGGGATGGGCTTGAGGGACTTAAAGAAAAATATCCAAAGGTCATAGGGGAAGTGCGTGGAAAGGGCCTCATGCAGGGGATAGAACTTGTGATGGATGAAACGGCAGGTGACAGGACACCCAACGTTGCAGCGACCGACCAATTGATGGAAGAGACAAAGAAGCGAGGACTTTTTATCGGTCGAGGTGGACTTTACGGGAATTCCATAAGAATATCACCGCCGCTTATCATCACAAAAGTAGAAGTGGAAGAAGCTGTTGGAATTATGGATGATTCATTTAAAGCCATAGAGGTATAA
- a CDS encoding threonine synthase translates to MPKITYQCTWCGEESPLEGVQTACACGKPLEVVFDWENTPPKRSDLDSDNKTLWKYRDVLAPIDDDHIVTLGEGWTPTTDGVDYDGVTIFFKDESVNPTGSFKDRGMSMAVSHARGNGISEVCLPSAGNAGVSASAYCQAAGIACHVFLPETIPTPFIDATEEYGADLRLGGRTIAQAASKMREEMKKEWFDLSTLKEPFRVEGKKTMGYEIAEQLDWRLPNVVVYPTGGGTGLIGMWKAFNEMIDLDWLDQKETDRPRMVVVQSDGCAPIVKAFDEGLQENDLWEKSHTGALGLNVPSPLGGAWILKTLWDSGGIALMVDEAQIMEASHEVNELSGVDGSCEDGVSWLGFKTLVETGWIKEGEKVVIPITGAAERYV, encoded by the coding sequence GTGCCGAAGATAACTTATCAGTGTACTTGGTGTGGAGAGGAATCACCTCTAGAAGGTGTTCAAACCGCCTGTGCCTGTGGTAAACCACTTGAGGTTGTTTTCGATTGGGAGAATACCCCACCGAAAAGAAGTGATCTCGATTCTGATAATAAGACGCTCTGGAAATATAGAGATGTGTTGGCCCCCATAGATGATGATCATATAGTGACACTGGGGGAAGGATGGACGCCCACAACTGATGGCGTTGATTATGATGGTGTAACAATCTTTTTCAAGGATGAAAGTGTCAATCCCACAGGATCTTTCAAAGATAGGGGTATGTCCATGGCAGTTTCACACGCCCGGGGAAATGGTATATCTGAGGTGTGTCTACCATCAGCAGGAAACGCAGGCGTAAGCGCCTCGGCCTATTGCCAAGCTGCGGGGATCGCATGCCATGTTTTCTTGCCTGAGACGATACCTACTCCCTTCATTGATGCGACGGAAGAATATGGTGCTGACTTGCGGCTGGGAGGAAGAACTATCGCCCAAGCCGCCAGTAAGATGCGTGAAGAGATGAAAAAAGAATGGTTTGACCTTTCCACGCTGAAGGAACCTTTCAGGGTTGAAGGTAAAAAGACCATGGGATACGAGATTGCAGAGCAACTGGACTGGAGACTGCCGAATGTTGTAGTTTATCCCACTGGAGGCGGCACAGGCCTCATTGGTATGTGGAAAGCGTTCAATGAAATGATTGATCTTGACTGGCTGGATCAAAAAGAGACAGACAGGCCGCGCATGGTGGTGGTCCAATCTGATGGGTGCGCCCCTATCGTGAAGGCATTTGATGAAGGGCTTCAGGAAAATGACCTGTGGGAGAAGAGTCATACAGGAGCGCTTGGTCTGAATGTCCCCTCTCCTTTAGGAGGTGCATGGATATTAAAGACGCTGTGGGACAGCGGCGGGATAGCTCTTATGGTAGATGAAGCTCAGATTATGGAGGCGTCACATGAGGTTAATGAACTGTCCGGTGTAGATGGTTCCTGTGAGGATGGTGTGTCATGGCTCGGATTTAAAACTTTGGTTGAAACAGGATGGATAAAGGAAGGTGAGAAGGTGGTGATTCCCATCACGGGCGCCGCTGAGAGATATGTTTGA
- a CDS encoding sodium:solute symporter → MTPEHYGLWSLLPPVGALGLALWKKQVYPALLFGLWLGWLVLNNWNPISATGATVASIVNVFSDAGNTRILLYSLAVGGTLTLMSATGGVQGFVNWLEKKRWVRNRTQAQLVPFLVGVLVTVESSITSLVAGTVGRPLTDRFKVSREKLAYICDSTSAPICILVPFNGWGAFIIGLLAVQGIESPVAVLFQSILVNFYPMAAIVIVFLSIVRKWNLGPMKAAELRAEHEGKVYGDDARPMVADDVVGVKPLEGIQHRAVNLVAPVITMVVSIVVGIYVTGRLNVGEEAVLWDIIKASSGSTAVLWAVIMSLVVLAALNLFRGLPLNTFVDLIFKGMGGMIPVVSLLLLAFALGDAVRQLGTGVYVAGVISGVLSTKMAVIGLFLISCFVAFSTGTSWGTFAVMVPIAVPMAATLEGSTSMFLAAVLGGGVFGDHCSPISDTTIISSMASASDHIDHVRTQIPYASVGAAVTVVLYLIIA, encoded by the coding sequence TTGACTCCTGAACATTACGGCCTCTGGTCTCTTCTGCCACCGGTGGGAGCTCTTGGCCTGGCCCTCTGGAAAAAGCAGGTCTACCCAGCACTACTATTTGGTTTATGGCTCGGTTGGCTGGTACTGAACAACTGGAATCCCATAAGTGCAACAGGTGCCACGGTGGCAAGTATTGTGAATGTTTTTTCCGATGCGGGTAACACACGAATATTGCTCTACAGCTTGGCCGTAGGAGGTACACTTACACTCATGAGTGCTACGGGAGGCGTTCAGGGATTTGTTAACTGGCTTGAGAAGAAGCGATGGGTCCGAAACAGAACCCAGGCGCAACTTGTCCCTTTTCTGGTAGGTGTACTGGTGACAGTAGAAAGTTCCATAACATCTCTGGTGGCGGGGACTGTTGGCCGGCCCCTCACAGACCGTTTTAAGGTAAGTCGGGAGAAGCTGGCTTATATATGCGACTCCACCTCAGCCCCAATCTGTATTTTGGTTCCGTTCAACGGGTGGGGAGCGTTTATTATCGGTCTGTTGGCGGTTCAAGGAATTGAATCACCGGTGGCTGTGTTGTTTCAGAGCATTCTGGTAAATTTTTATCCAATGGCGGCTATTGTAATTGTATTCCTGAGCATCGTGCGCAAATGGAACTTGGGCCCCATGAAAGCGGCCGAGCTAAGGGCTGAGCATGAGGGAAAAGTTTACGGAGATGATGCCCGGCCCATGGTGGCAGACGATGTGGTGGGTGTGAAGCCCCTGGAGGGAATTCAACACCGTGCGGTGAATCTTGTTGCACCTGTCATTACCATGGTGGTGAGCATTGTAGTGGGGATTTACGTGACGGGCCGACTGAATGTAGGAGAGGAGGCAGTGCTTTGGGACATAATCAAAGCCAGCTCCGGGTCAACGGCGGTGCTTTGGGCGGTGATAATGAGTCTAGTGGTCTTGGCAGCCCTTAATCTGTTTAGAGGACTCCCACTCAACACATTTGTGGATCTTATTTTCAAGGGGATGGGCGGGATGATTCCTGTGGTCAGTTTGCTTCTACTGGCTTTTGCACTGGGGGATGCAGTTCGCCAGCTGGGGACCGGCGTTTATGTGGCTGGTGTTATCTCGGGAGTCCTTAGTACAAAGATGGCAGTCATAGGGCTTTTCCTCATTTCATGTTTTGTGGCGTTCTCAACTGGAACTTCCTGGGGGACATTTGCTGTCATGGTCCCCATAGCGGTTCCCATGGCGGCGACTTTGGAGGGAAGTACTTCCATGTTTCTTGCTGCTGTTCTGGGGGGTGGGGTATTTGGTGATCACTGCTCGCCCATCTCGGACACCACCATCATCTCTTCCATGGCATCGGCTTCCGATCACATCGATCACGTCAGGACGCAGATTCCCTATGCATCTGTAGGTGCCGCTGTGACGGTTGTTTTATACCTCATAATCGCCTAG
- a CDS encoding carboxypeptidase regulatory-like domain-containing protein → MKQIAKSVFILSSLFFLTTALPAKTYKISGKVIDLEGEGVPAAQVVLLDADGEEVGKETTKKRIGKGGFEFKKIDSGTYTLKASGDGGEATQEVTIDEDNVKGVELTLGAEPAPKRRAAAGVGEGEEEGPAERLPQEEYVMTEISFELKKMAAELDHMSGQVRDLQARSEMWVNPLSIYQKEIILDNGSTMFGKVVYQDEDILKVETIVGYLVIDRSTVVRIVENVMAQEEPEYVPEQIRESYSPPPMPKLAQPRYVSAESADRASSRRRAANIVLVGNISEKKDRSNNVALAGQVKNVGGHRADFVKVNFVIRKNWSGETRTLTTFVAGSYYTFDSGITTDSSLLPGATGNFELIIPADVGSFLGYSYTIDWEEYE, encoded by the coding sequence GTGAAGCAAATAGCTAAAAGTGTATTCATATTGTCAAGCCTGTTTTTCTTAACAACGGCTCTACCTGCTAAGACGTACAAGATTTCCGGTAAGGTCATCGACCTTGAAGGTGAGGGTGTACCCGCAGCCCAGGTTGTCCTACTGGATGCCGATGGTGAAGAGGTGGGGAAAGAGACCACTAAGAAAAGGATCGGGAAAGGTGGTTTTGAATTCAAAAAAATAGATTCAGGAACTTATACTCTCAAGGCCAGTGGTGACGGCGGCGAAGCGACCCAGGAAGTGACTATTGATGAAGATAATGTTAAAGGTGTTGAACTGACGCTTGGTGCTGAACCTGCGCCAAAGAGAAGGGCTGCTGCTGGGGTTGGTGAAGGTGAGGAAGAAGGACCAGCGGAGCGATTGCCCCAGGAAGAGTATGTGATGACTGAGATCAGTTTTGAGCTGAAGAAAATGGCGGCTGAGCTGGATCATATGTCAGGGCAGGTCCGGGACCTTCAGGCCAGAAGTGAAATGTGGGTTAACCCACTCTCCATTTACCAGAAAGAGATTATTCTTGATAACGGTAGTACAATGTTCGGCAAAGTGGTCTATCAGGATGAGGATATCTTGAAGGTGGAAACAATTGTGGGCTACCTGGTCATTGACAGGAGTACTGTTGTGAGGATCGTGGAAAATGTAATGGCACAGGAGGAGCCTGAATATGTACCGGAGCAGATCCGGGAATCTTACAGTCCTCCACCCATGCCCAAGCTAGCTCAGCCTCGTTATGTTTCTGCCGAATCTGCTGACCGCGCCTCCAGCCGTCGTAGGGCCGCTAATATTGTTCTTGTAGGCAACATTTCTGAGAAAAAGGACCGATCTAATAACGTTGCACTGGCGGGGCAGGTGAAAAATGTAGGCGGCCACCGGGCCGATTTTGTTAAAGTTAACTTTGTTATCCGGAAAAACTGGAGTGGTGAGACCAGAACACTTACAACTTTCGTAGCTGGTTCTTATTACACTTTTGATTCCGGGATTACAACCGATTCTTCACTTCTCCCGGGTGCCACAGGGAATTTTGAACTTATCATTCCCGCTGATGTGGGGTCATTTCTCGGTTATTCGTATACTATTGACTGGGAAGAGTACGAATGA
- a CDS encoding tetratricopeptide repeat protein, with amino-acid sequence MSNSWCLWLRSFLILGFVFSTLIGQQSSSAFSSNSDAFFLDLGVVIEPATGKEEVDRYIKSPPEEASFFLDKKPSGSVYMATTKQLHETLLRIHEKIEGLETNLHNEMTGFKEENFRRINDRITLLEKALGAQMTTLRTENKDLRGMISDLLAQEAPVIAEAFSPSVMEKIAPPVPGVTLEELTVLEPEEDAVTTSEAPPFNRMVYMNGVLAYQRGDYGAAVGHFEKLSLAELDDITAGNILYWLAECYFRLDNFREALRLLQWVDVLFESDKRDDAMALTGMVYREMGEYNQSQQAFAEIIDFFPDSEYLRLAQMELRKGVK; translated from the coding sequence ATGAGTAACAGCTGGTGTCTCTGGCTAAGGTCGTTCTTGATTCTCGGCTTTGTTTTTTCCACTCTTATTGGTCAGCAGTCGTCATCTGCGTTCTCTTCAAATTCCGATGCCTTTTTTCTTGATCTGGGCGTGGTCATTGAACCCGCAACAGGGAAAGAGGAAGTAGACCGCTATATCAAATCACCTCCGGAGGAAGCTTCCTTTTTTCTTGATAAGAAGCCTAGCGGATCGGTCTACATGGCGACCACCAAACAATTGCATGAAACACTCCTGCGGATTCATGAAAAAATTGAAGGTCTTGAGACAAATCTTCATAACGAAATGACCGGTTTTAAAGAAGAGAATTTCCGGCGTATAAATGACCGTATCACTTTGTTAGAAAAGGCGCTTGGTGCTCAAATGACAACACTCCGGACAGAAAACAAGGATCTGCGGGGCATGATCTCCGATCTTCTTGCGCAGGAGGCACCTGTAATCGCAGAAGCGTTTTCTCCTTCTGTGATGGAAAAAATCGCCCCACCTGTTCCCGGTGTTACGTTGGAAGAGTTGACGGTATTAGAACCTGAAGAAGATGCTGTGACGACTTCAGAAGCGCCACCTTTCAACAGGATGGTCTACATGAACGGTGTTCTTGCTTACCAGCGGGGAGATTACGGTGCAGCGGTTGGACATTTTGAGAAACTGTCCCTGGCTGAACTGGATGATATCACAGCCGGCAACATTCTCTACTGGCTTGCTGAATGCTACTTCCGCCTGGACAACTTCCGTGAGGCGTTACGCCTGTTACAATGGGTTGATGTGCTATTCGAATCTGATAAACGTGATGACGCCATGGCCCTCACCGGCATGGTGTACCGAGAGATGGGAGAGTATAACCAATCGCAGCAAGCCTTTGCTGAAATCATTGACTTTTTCCCTGACAGTGAATATCTCCGCCTTGCCCAAATGGAGCTGAGGAAGGGAGTGAAATGA